In one Lolium rigidum isolate FL_2022 chromosome 3, APGP_CSIRO_Lrig_0.1, whole genome shotgun sequence genomic region, the following are encoded:
- the LOC124704493 gene encoding cytochrome P450 709B2-like, with protein sequence MASPVALALISLLVLAVSWIWEYVVVRLIWRPYAIAKMLRMQGIHGPPYKFLKGSNEEEKRLKEEAAGLVLDVRDHNFLPRIAPHYLKWRAQYGEPFVYWSGPKPRICIFDYEVARQILSSKSGHFVKNDAHPIILELLGKGLVLVDGVDWVRHRRVINPAFAMDKIKMMTQTMVSCAQSMVKELEDQASMNKNREVEVDFDKPLQVLTADIISHTAFGSSYKLGMEAFHAQKELQAMAMASILSLQIPGFSYLPTKRNRRKWMLEKKLKSTLMHVINSRLASQGSGYGNDLLGLMLEACAATDKEGEEEQLTLTMDETIHECKTFFFAGYETTSILLTWTVFLLSVYPEWQERLRKEVFREVGKDSPTGDNLNKFKEMTMVLLETLRLYGPALFMQRKPITDMTVGELRIPKDYAIYIASPFMHRDKKIWGEDADKFNPLRFENGATRAAKVPHALLAFSIGPRACIGQNFAMLEAKSVMAMVLQKFSFALSPSYVHAPVDLFTLQPKFGLPVVLKLLDV encoded by the exons ATGGCGTCTCCCGTTGCTCTTGCTCTGATTTCTCTCCTGGTGCTCGCCGTCTCGTGGATATGGGAGTACGTCGTCGTGCGCCTCATATGGAGGCCTTATGCCATAGCCAAGATGCTCAGGATGCAAGGTATCCATGGCCCCCCTTACAAGTTCTTGAAAGGCTCCAACGAGGAGGAgaagaggctgaaggaggaggcAGCTGGTCTGGTGCTCGATGTTCGCGACCACAACTTCCTTCCCAGGATCGCGCCCCACTACCTCAAGTGGAGAGCTCAGTATG GAGAGCCATTTGTGTACTGGTCTGGCCCAAAGCCTCGGATCTGCATCTTCGACTACGAGGTTGCCAGACAGATTCTCTCGAGCAAGTCTGGACACTTTGTAAAGAATGATGCGCACCCAATCATCTTGGAGTTGCTCGGCAAGGGATTGGTATTGGTGGACGGCGTAGATTGGGTACGCCATCGCAGGGTGATCAACCCTGCTTTTGCCATGGATAAGATAAAG atgatgacacaaacaatgGTGTCTTGTGCTCAGAGCATGGTCAAGGAGTTGGAAGACCAAGCATCCATGAACAAAAATAGAGAAGTCGAAGTAGATTTCGACAAACCCCTCCAAGTGTTAACAGCAGATATCATATCCCATACAGCCTTTGGAAGTAGCTACAAGTTAGGGATGGAAGCCTTCCATGCGCAGAAGGAGCTCCAGGCAATGGCCATGGCCAGTATACTCAGTTTGCAGATACCAGGATTCAG CTATCTGCCCACAAAAAGGAATAGGCGCAAGTGGATGCTTGAAAAGAAGCTTAAAAGCACCCTCATGCATGTCATAAACTCACGATTAGCGTCACAAGGGAGCGGATATGGAAATGATCTGCTTGGTTTAATGCTTGAGGCTTGCGCTGCAACGGACAAAGAGGGGGAGGAAGAGCAGCTCACTTTGACCATGGATGAGACCATACACGAGTGCAAGACGTTCTTCTTCGCGGGTTATGAAACTACATCGATTCTGCTTACCTGGACAGTGTTCTTGCTTAGTGTGTATCCAGAGTGGCAGGAGAGGCTGCGGAAGGAGGTCTTCAGGGAAGTTGGAAAGGATAGCCCCACTGGTGATaaccttaacaaatttaaagag ATGACAATGGTCCTCCTTGAAACCTTGAGGCTCTATGGCCCTGCTCTTTTCATGCAAAGGAAGCCTATAACTGATATGACAGTGGGAGAACTAAGAATACCCAAAGACTATGCAATTTACATAGCTTCCCCATTTATGCACAGAGATAAGAAGATCTGGGGTGAGGATGCAGATAAATTCAACCCGTTAAGATTTGAAAATGGGGCCACCAGAGCAGCAAAGGTTCCACATGCCCTACTAGCATTCTCAATAGGGCCGAGGGCATGCATCGGTCAGAACTTTGCAATGTTGGAAGCCAAATCAGTAATGGCTATGGTTCTACAGAAGTTCTCATTTGCTCTTTCCCCAAGCTATGTGCATGCTCCTGTGGATTTATTTACCCTGCAGCCTAAGTTTGGTCTCCCTGTTGTTCTGAAGCTATTGGATGTATGA